GAGGAAGTCGCGAACAACGCCGCGGATGCGCTCGGCGGCCTGGACGTGGTCGTGGCCAACGCCGGTGTGGCCGCGCAGATGCCGATGATCGGCGGCGACCCGTCCGTCATGGACCAGAGCATCCGCGTCAACGTCCTGGGCGCCTACAACACCCTCCGCGCGGCGGGCCCCCACATCAGCCATGAACGCGGCTACGCGTTGGCGGTGGCGTCCCTGGCGGCGGCCGTGCACGCGCCCCTCCTGGGCGCCTACAGCGCGTCCAAGGCCGCCGTGGAGGCGATGGGCAACACGCTCAGGGCCGAGCTGCGCCCGTACGGCGCCAAGGCCGGCGTGGCCTACTTCGGCGAGCTCGACACCGACATGACGAGCCGCGGGTTCGGCACCGAGGCCGCCTCAGCCCTCATGAAGGCGGGCGTGGGCGGCGGTTTCATCTCCCGGGTCGCGCCACTGCACCTGGGGATCGACGCTCTGGAACGCGGGATCGCCCGCCGCTCCAAACGCGTCGTCGCGCCCTGGTGGGTCGGCGGCGTCCTGCCGGTCAGGATGCTCGCGCAGCCCGTCGTCGACCGGGTCGTCCAGCGCGGGCTGGCCGAGGTCCTCGAGATCGCGCGCAAGGAGCAGGTGGAGCTGACCACGCCGCAACCGGAGTCTCACCGGTGACGGCCCCCCGCGCCACGCCCGGCACGCTCCGCGACGTCGGGGTGGTGAACTGGGCGGCCTGCTGGATCGCCGGGCGGGCCGCCGGCACCGGGCCGCCGAACCTGTTCCTGACCCTGGCGCGCCGGCGCGGCCTCTTCCGCGGCTGGCTGTGGTTCGCCGGGCGCCTCATGCCGGGCGGGACGCTGCCGCGCCGCGAGACCGAACTGGTCATCCTCCGCGTCGCCCACCTGCGCGACTGCCGCTACGAGTTCGACCACCACGTCCGCCTCGGGCGCCGCGCCGGCGTCCGTGAGAGCGACGTCGAGCGCGTCAAGGAGGGGCCCGGCGCGGACGGATGGAGCCCGCGCGAACGGGCCGTCCTCACCGCCGTCGACCAGCTCCACCACGACCGGGACATCGACGACGAGGCCTGGACTCGGCTGCGCACCCACCTCACCGAGGCCCAGTGCGTCGAGCTGACGATGCTCGTCGGCCACTACGAGATGCTCGCCACCGCCATCACCGCCCTGCGCGTCGAACCCGACCGGCCGCGCCGCTGACCCCGCGACCGGCCCGCAACCGCCCCGTACCGACCCCCGCACCGACCGCGCCGCCCGGCGGTCAGTTCTCGAGGACGCCCGACTCCAGGAGCAGGCGGACGTGCTCGATCACCGGCGGCCCGACCGCGCGCAGCGCCGCCATGTCGCCCGCCGCGACCGCCGGGGTCACCATCGCGCCCACCGCCGACACGATCATCTGGCAGGCGAACGCGGCCTTCTCGCCCCGCAGCCCCATCAGGCCGACCAGGGCGGCGGCCAGCTCCTGCTGGATCTCCGAACGCCGCCGCACCGCCTCCGGGCCGGCCGCGTACACCTCCACGAGGAACAGCCGCGCGTACCCCGGTTCGGACGCCAGCGCCTCCAGGTAGGCGTCGAACGCCCTCTCGAAGCGGGCCAGCGGGTCGCCGCCGCCCTCCGCGGCCCCCTCCAGCCGGTGGCGCAGCAGCGCGCTGGCCTTGTCGAACGCCGCCATGAAGCAGTCGAGCTTGGACGAGAACACCCCGTAGAAGCTCTGCCGGGACACCCTGGCCCGCTTCAGGACGTCCTCGACGGACGTCCCCACGTAGCCGTTCTCCGCCATCGCCGCGGCCATGGCCGCGCAGAGGCGGTCGCGGTGCAGCCGCTCGACCTCCCTGCGGGACAGCGCGTGACGCCCCCGGGGAAGCCTGCGCGGAGAGGTCTGGGTCACCCGATCAGGTTAGGCCACCTCCGCCGCCCCTCCGAGAGCGTCCGGTTCGCGTGGATGAGACCGGTGTGATGGCATTCACCGCACGGTCCGTACACTGGGCGAACGGGACCGCGGCGCCCCGGTCGACCGGATCAGCCCGGTCCCGCGTTTCGGCGCGCCGTGACCCTGCCTTCACGTACGCGGTGGGACGTACGTCACACTATGCATGTAGGTGTTCGAGGAGGAGAAGCGTGACCGATCGCGACGTGGACGTTCTGAGCAGAGCCCCGCTCTTCGAAGCCCTCGACGAGCAGGGCTCCAAGGCGCTGCGCGCCAACGTGACCGAGGTGCGCCTCGCCCGCGGTCAGACGCTGTTCAACGAGGGCGAGACCGGTGACCGGCTCTACGTCGTCCTCGAAGGGAAGATCAAGCTGACCCGGACGGCGCCCGACGGCCGGGAGAACCTGCTGAGCGTCCTCGGTCCCAGCGAGATGTTCGGCGAGCTGTCGCTGTTCGATCCGCGTCCGCGGACCGCCAGCGCGATCGCGGTCACCGAGGTCCGGCTCGCCGGTCTCGGCCACAACGACCTGCGGCCCTGGCTGACCGGGCACCCCGAGGTGGCCGTCCAGCTGCTCCGGGCGCTCGCGCAGCGCCTGCGCAAGACCAACGACGTCATGGCCGACCTGGTGTTCACCGACGTCCCCGGACGCGTCGCGAAGGCGCTGCTCGACCTCGCGGAGCGGTTCGGCCAGCCGTCCGAGGCGGGCCTGCACGTCCACCACGACCTCACCCAGGAGGAACTGGCGCAGCTCGTCGGCGCGTCCCGCGAGACGGTCAACAAGGCGCTCGCCGACTTCGCCCAGCGCAACTGGCTGCGGATAGAGGCCCGCGCCGTCGTGATCCTCGACATCGAGCGGCTGCGCAAGCGCTCGAAGTAGCCCACGGCCCGCGCGCCGTCCGGACGGCTCGCTCCGCCCTTCGCGGAGCGGGCGTTTCAGCATGTCACCTGGCCGCTCCGCGAGTCGCGCCCCACGACGGCTCAGCGGCCGTTCAGGTAGTCGAGCTGGGCCTGGACCGACTGCTCGGCCGCGGGCCAGAGGGACTTGTCGACGTCGGCGTAGACGCGTTCGACGACCTCCCGCGCGGTGCGCGCGCCCGCGGCGACCGCCGCCTCCACCTGCGCGAGACGCTCCCGGCGGTGGTCGAGGTAGTAGTCGAGGGCGGCGATCGGGTCGTCGAGCTTGGGCCCGTGGCCGGGGAGGATGGTGGCGGCCTCGGTGTCCGCGGCGAACTTGCGGAGCCGTTCGAGGGAGCTGAGGTAGTCGCCCAGCTTGCCCTCCAGCACGGTCGTCCCGTACCCGAGGACGGTGTCGCCCGTGAGGACGGCGCCGTCCGCCGGGAGCCAGAAGGTCAGCGAGTCGTGGCTGTGGCCGGGGGTCTCCATGATCCGGAGCTCCAGGCCGCCGGTGGTGACGACGTCGCCCTCGGAGAGGCCTTCGTCGCCCAGGCGGTGACGGGGGTCCAGCGCCCGGACCTTCACCTTGCCGCCCGCCATCCCGGCCAGCTTCCCGGCCCCCGCGGAGTGGTCGGGGTGGCCGTGGGTGAGCAGGATGAGACCGATGCGGCGTCCCTGGGCCTCCACGGTGTCCAGGACGCGCTTGAGATGCTTGGCGTCCTTGGGCCCGGGGTCGACGATGACGGCCTCGTCGGCGTCGGGCTCCGCGATCACCCAGGTGTTGGTGCCGTCGAGCGTCATGGCGGACGGGTTCTCAGCAAGTACGCAGAGCGCCCTTTCGGTACCCATCCCGTCGATCTCGGTCATATCCCCCATCCTGCCTGAGGCCCGATCCGGGTGACGGACCGGGTTCCAGCCGAGCCGCTCGAGCCGGCGCAGCGCCGACGTGCCCGCCAGCCGCCACATGAGCGCCCTGCCACCGCGCACCGCGCGCTCACCAGCCCGCGTAGTGGCGCTTCATCGACTCCGGCATCACCAGGTACGCGTCGCCGTCGACGATCTCCGCCGTGGGCTCGTGGACGACGATCTCGCGGCGCGCCGCCAGCACGTCCGCGACCGTGTCGTACTCGGCGAGCTCCGCCAGCGTCGCGATCGTCGGCGGCAGCATCATCCACTCGCCGGCCATCGCCCGCTCCGCGGCCTCCGCCGGACGCACCCACGCCACCCGGTCCGCCTCCGTGCTGACGTCCCGGGCCCGCTGCCCCTCCGGGATCCCGGCGACGAAGAAACGGGTGTCGTACCGCTTCGGCTCGATCTTCGGGGTGATCCAGTGCGCCCAGGGGCGCAGCAGGTCCGAGCGCAGCACGAGACCGCGGCGCTCCAGGAACTCGCCGAACGACAGCGAGCGGTCGAGCAGCGCCTGCCGGTCGGCCTCCCAGTCGTCGCCGCGGGTGTCGTCCACCACCGAACCGCCGGTCGGGCCCGCCAGCAGGACGAGGGTCTCCTCGAACGTCTCCCGGACGGCCGCGCACACCAGCTCGCAGGCGAGCGTCTCGTCGGCCTTGAGCTCCGCTCCCCATTCGGCCGGCGACGGACCGGCCCACGCCACCTTCGCCTCCGCGTCGCGCGGGTCGACCGCGCCGCCAGGGAACACGTACGCGCCGGGAGCGAACGCCATCGAACGGACGCGGCGCAGCAGGAACGCCTGCAGCCCGTGCTTGTCGTGGTCGCGGAGCACGACGACCGTGGCCGCGTCACGCGCCGGGACGGGCTCGGCACGGCCGGCGAGGATGTCCTCGACCCGCTCCCGGAACTCCTCCGGCAGCTTCAGCCCGTTCACCATCGCCGCCCCGTCCTCCAGCCGCAGTTCTTCCCCATGGCGGCCCATTCGGACATACCGAACGTCATTCCGTCAAGACCCCGCAACTCAACGGTACCGTCGCGGCACCTTCATGAGCCCGGGCGCGCGGGGGGCCGGGGGACGGTTCGGCGCCTCAGGAGATCTCGGCGATCAGTTCGACCTCGACGGGGACGTCGCGCGGCAGGACGGCGACGCCGACGGCGCTGCGGGCGTGCCTGCCGGCGTCCCCGAAGACCTCCACCAGCAGGTCGCTCGCCCCGTTCACCACCGCGGGCTGGCCGTGGAAGTCCGGTGCGCTGGCGACGAACCCGACGACCTTGACGATCCGGACCACGCGGGACAGCTCGCCCACCTCGGCCTTCAGCGCCGCGACCGCGTTCAGCGCGCAGATCCGCGCCTGCCGGGTCGCCTCCTCCGGGTCGACCTCGGCGCCCACCTTCCCGGTGACGCCCAGCTCCCCCTTCACCAGCGGGATCTGACCCGCCGTGTAGACCAGCGATCCCGTCCGCACCGCGGGGACGTAGGACGCCACCGGCGCGACGACCTCCGGCAGCTCGATCCCCAGCTCGCGCATCCGCTCTTCGGGCGTGCTCATCGCCACTCCTCCTCGTCGAGGGGCTGCTGATCGGTCCAGGACGCCGGTCAGGACTGCACTTCGCGCTTGAAGTAGGCCACGAGGTTCTCCGGGTTCGGCCCCGGCAGGACGGTGACGAGCTCCCACCCGTCCTGGCCCCAGTTGTCGAGGATCTGCTTGGTCGCGTGCACCAGCAGCGGAACGGTCGCGTACTCCCACTTCTTCATGGCCTCACCCTAGCGACAGGCGCGCGCCCGCGTCCCCGTGGAATCGCCGTTCCGGAGACCGCCGCCGGTAAGGGCTCGGGGAGGCCCGCCGGGCCACGCCCGGACGAGCCTCCCGCGCGGGCCCGCGCCTCAGTACCGAGGCGGCTGCCCGCCGCCCTGAGGCCATCCCTCGCCCGGCTGCGCACCGCTCTGGGGCCGGCCGCTCTGGGGCGGGCCGCTCTGGGGCGGGCCGCTCTGGGGCGGGCCACCGGCTTGGGCGCCGCCGGGGTGCGCACCTCCCGGGGTCTCGCCGCCGGGCTGGGCGCCGCCGGGCTGGGCGCCGCCCGGGATGCCGCGCGGGCCGCCCTCCGGCGGTCCCGCGACCTCCTGCGACGACTGCGCCTCCTCCTTCTTCGGCTCGTCCAGCCCGATGACGGGCGGGACGTCCTCCGGGCCCGCCAGCGTCGTCGACTCCGCCGCCTTCGCCAGCTCCTCCTCGGCCTTGGCGAGCCGCTCGCCGAGCGCGAGCCTCTCCTTCTCGCCCTCGCCCTCGTCGGCCGGCCGCGCGCTGCCCGCCGCGCGGTCGAAGAACCGCAGGATCTCCACCGGCATCGGCATGATCAGCGTGCTGTTCTTCTCGGCGGAGACCTCCACGACCGTCTGCAGCAGCCGCAGCTGGAGCGCCGCCGGGTCCTGCGACATGATCTCCGCGGCGGCGGCGAGCCGCTTGGACGCCTGGAACTCGCCGTCCGCGGTGATGATGCGGGCGCGCCGCTCGCGCTCCGCCTCCGCCTGCCGGGCCATCGAGCGCTTCATGCCCTCCGGCAGCGAGACGTCCTTGATCTCGACCCGCTCGATCAGCACGCCCCAGGGCCCCTCGGTGATCTCGTCGATGATCTCCCGGAGCTGGGCGTTGATCTTCGCGCGCTCGCCGAGCAGCTCCTGCATGTCGGACTGCCCGATGACCGAGCGCAGCGACGTCTGCGACACCTGCGAGACCGCGTAGCCGTAGTGCTGGACGTTCACGATCGCCTTCACCGGGTCGATCACCCGGAAGTACACGACGGCGTCGACGCGGACGCTCACGTTGTCCTGGGTGATGCCGTCCTGCGCCGGGACGTCCAGCGTGATCGTCTGCCGGCTGACCTTCTGCATCCGCTCCAGGATCGGAATGATCGCCGTCAGGCCCGGCCCGCGCACGGCGCCCGGACGCAACTGGCCGCCCCGCTGCACCTTGCCGAGCCGGAACACGATCCCGTGCTCGAACTGCTGCACGACGCGGATCGACGACATCAGGAACAGTCCTGCGACGCCGAGGACGACGAGCAGGACGATGATCACTAGTCCTTCCATCACGGGCACCTTTCTGTCGTGGACGGCGGGGGACGGGCCCGAAGCGCCCCCGGTGCCCCGGCAGGACCGCGGAAACCCGGGTTACTCCAGGTGACCGGCCACGACCGGTGCACGTTTCCCAGCTAACCCTGCGGGCAGGCCGGTGTACAACGTCCGCCGATGATCTCCATTGACCGGAAACCGTGTCAGGGATCACTTGCATGAGGGCGGGCGCGCTCGGAAGTGTTTGACGAGTGAACGATATGGTCGATCGGGTGAGCGCGAGAGACACCGACTGGGACGGCGTACGCCTCCATGTGGTCACCGGCAAAGGCGGCACGGGCAAGACCACCGTCGCCGCCGCACTCGCCCTCGCCCTGGCCTCGGGAGGCCGCAAAGTCCTGCTCGTCGAGGTCGAGGGGCGCCAGGGCATAGCCCAGATCTTCGACTGCCCCCCGCTGCCGTACGAGGAGCGGCGCGTCGCCGTCGCCCCGGACGGCGGTGACGTGTACGCGCTCGCCATCGACACCGAAGAGGCGCTCATCGAGTACCTCGAGATGTTCTACAACCTCAAGCGGGCCGGCAAGGCGATGACCAGGCTCGGCATCGTCGACTTCGTCACCACCATCGCTCCCGGCCTGCGCGACGTCATCCTCACCGGCAAGACCAGCGAGTCGGTGCGGCGCAAGAAGAAGGACGGCTCGTTCGCCTACGACGCCGTCGTCATGGACGCCCCGCCCACCGGGCGCATCACAAAGTTCCTGAACGTCAACCACGAGGTGTCCGGGCTCGCCAAGGTCGGCCCCATCCGGAACCACGCCGACACGGTCATGAAAGTAGTGCGCAGCCCGGAGACGGCCGTGCACTTCGTCACGCTCCTGGAGGAGATGCCCGTCCAGGAGACGATGGACGGGATCCGCGACCTCACGGAGGTCGGCCTCCCCGTTGGCGGCGTCTTCGTCAACATGGAACACCCGCCCGTCCTCTCCGAGGAGGACCTCGCCGCGGCCGCGGCGGGCACCCTCGACCTCGACGAGATCGTCCGCGGGGTGAAGGCCGCCGGGCTGGAGCACGACTCCGAGAAGATCGCCGCCGTCCTCGCCGCCGAGGCCGCCGACCACGCGCGCCGCACCGCCCTCCAGCGCCGCGAGAAGGAACGCCTGGAGTCGATCGACCGCCCCCGCTACTCGCTGCCGCTGCTGCCGGACGGCATGGACCTCGCCGGCCTGTACGAGCTGGCCGCCGCCCTCCGCGAGCAGGGGGCCGCATGACCCCCCGCGGCGGCCGGCCCGCGCCCCGGCCGGGGGCCGCGCGGAGGGCCGCGCGGGGGGCCGCCCGCCCGCCGCAACGGCGCACGACCACCGAGGGAACGCGATGACGACCGGTAAGACCCCGCCCGAACTGGACGTCGACGCGCTGCTCGACGACCCCCGCACGAAGATCATCGTGTGCTGCGGGTCCGGCGGCGTCGGCAAGACCACCACCGCCGCGGCGCTCGGCGTCCGCGCCGCCGAACGCGGCCGGGACGTCGTCGTCCTCACCGTGGACCCCGCCCGCCGCCTCGCCCAGTCCATGGGCCTGTCGGAGCTGGACAACAACCCGCGCAAGATCGAGATCGACGGCGACGGCGAGCTGCACGCCATGATGCTCGACATGAAGCGCACCTTCGACGAGATCGTCGAGGCGCACGCCGACCCCGACCGGGCCAAGCAGATCCTCGCCAACCCCTTCTACCAGTCGCTGTCGTCCAGCCTGTCCGGGACGCAGGAGTACATGGCGATGGAGAAGCTCGGCCAGCTGCACCGGTCCGGCGCCTGGGACCTGATCATCGTGGACACCCCGCCGTCCCGGAACGCCCTGGACTTCCTCGACGCCCCCGAGCGCATGGGCCGGTTCCTCGACGGCCGCTTCATGAAGATCCTCGCGTCCCCCGCCAAGACCGGCGGCCGCTTCGGCGTCAAGGTCATCAGCGCCGGGTTCGGGATGTTCACCGGCGTCATCAACAAGGTCCTCGGCGTGCAGCTCCTGCGCGACGTGCAGACCTTCATCGCCGCGTTCGACACGATGTTCGGCGGGTTCCGCGAGCGGGCCGAGAAGACGTTCAAGCTGCTCCAGACCCCCGGCACCGCCTTCCTCGTCGTCGCCGCCCCGGAACCGGACGCGCTCCGCGAGGCCTCCTACTTCGTCGAGCGGCTCGCCGAGGAGCGCATGCCGCTCGCGGGACTGGTGATCAACCGCGTCCACGAGTCCGGCGACGGCGTCCTGTCCGCCGCCCGCAGCCAGGCGGCCGCCGAGACCCTGGAGGAACGCGGCGAGCACGCCCTCACGGCCGCGCTGCTCCGCCTCCACACCGACCGCATGCAGCGCGCCGCGCGCGAGGAGCGCCTCCGCGACCACTTCGCGTCCACGCATCCCACCGTCCCGGTGACCGCCGTCCCCGCCCAGGCGGAGGACGTCCACGACCTGGACGGCCTACGCGTGGTGGGCGAGGACCTGGCCGCCTGACCCCGTCTGGTCGTTCGTCACTGCGCGTGGCGGTGTGGTGTGCTGGATGACGGCCGGCTCTGAGTGAGGGAGGCCGATGTCACCGACGCCGCCTGCGAGCCCCACGGTGATGGACGCGCGCCAGACGGAGAGCGTCCGGCGCATCACCGAGATCGACGTCCTCCGTGGGTTCGCCCTGTTCGGCATCTCCATCGCGAACACGATCGACATCACGGAGATGCCGACGGGCGCTTCGGGCGTGGCGTACTGGAGTCACGAGACGCTGTTCGACCAGCGGTTCTTCCCGATCTTCTCGTTCCTGTTCGGGCTGAGCTTCGGCCTGTTCCTGGACGCCGCCGCCAGGCGGACCGACGACCCCCGGACGGTCATGGCGGCCAGGCTCGGCTTCCTGGTCCCGCTCGGCGCGCTGCACCGGCTGCTGCAGCCCCGCGAGATCCTGCTGACGTACGCGATCATCGGCATCCTCGTGCTGCTGCCCGCGTCGTTCCTGCCCGCACGCTGGCTCCTGGGCCTCGGCGCCGCCGCCACTGCGGCGGGGCTGGCGGTCGACGGCGGCGTCGCGATCATCCCGGGCCTGTTCCTGCTCGGCCTGGCCGTGCAGAGGTACGGCGTCGAGAACGTTCTGGGCCTGCCCACCGGCCGACTGGGGATCGCCTTCACGTTGTGCGTCACGGCCGCCGTGGCCCTGAACGTCTGGCAGATCCGGGCGGGCGGCTCCGACACGTGGCTGGGCGCCCTGGCGGGCCTCGTCACCGCCGTCTCCTACTTGGCGGCGCTACTCCTGCTCCTGCGCACACGTGCGGGACGCGCAGTGCGCACGCTGGCGCCCGTGGGGCGGATGGCACTGACCTGCTACATCGGCGCCACGGTCCTCGTGGTCGTGGCAGACCAGTTCCTGGAGCTCGGCAAGGGACCCGACTACGTCACCGCGTTCACCCTGGGCGTGTGCGTGTTCGTCGTGGAGATGGTGCTCAGCGCACTGTGGCTACGCCGAGCCCGGTACGGCCCCCTGGAGTGGGTGTGGCGTTCCTTCACCTGGTGGACATTCCACCCGTCCCGGACAACCCGCCCATAAGCGCGCGGCTGCAACTCCGCATAGCGCCGCGACCGACCGCGACGGGCGCTGGGCGGGTGTCCGCGCGAGCGGTCAGGACGGTGGCAGGCGTCCGAGCGTGGCGGAGGCCCGCACCTGGCATCGGTGCGGGCCTTCCTGCCACGCTTGTCTTGGACCTGCCTTGTTGGACCTGCCGGTCCTTGGACCTCTGCCGGTCGCCGCTCGGGACGGCCGGGTCAGCTGGCGACGAGCTCTCCCTCGTCGGCGTCGACCGACCGCTCGTACTCCTCCTTCGCGGTCTCCAGCAGCGCGCGCCACGATCGCACATCCGGCCGACGCCGCAGCAGGGCACGACGCTCCCGCTCGGTCATCCCGCCCCAGACACCGAACTCGATCCGGTTGTCGAGGGCGTCGGCGAGACACTCTGTGCGCACTGGGCAGCCGCGGCAGATGAGCTTGGCTCGGTTCTGCGCCGCCCCCTGCACGAACAGGGCGTCCGGATCCGCGTTACGGCAGGCGGCGCGGGCGGTCCAATCCGTGATCCACATCTTGGCCCCACTCCCCTAGGGTCTGTGTCGATTTGCGCTCCTTGGCCGGACGGGCGCGGACGTCAGGCCGCCAAACGAAAGCCGTGGGGAAGAACTTACGGAAGCGAGGGACGTTTCAACAGTCCCCGGAGGGCCCATTCTCGATATAGCCCACCGGGGCCATACCGCCGGAACGGACTAGTTACCTGTAGTTGACGCGCCAGACGCGCCGGAGGTTGTCATCAGAAGGGCATAAGGGACGAACGCCCCGGTCAGCGATGTGGGAGTCGTGTCACCGCCGGGAGACCTGTCCCGTATGCACTGCTCGTCCCGCGTACCCTAGACCTCGTGCGCGTTGGGAATACGGATCGGTTGAAGACTGCCTCCACACTGCTCAGACTCCTCGGGGCCGGCGTCGTCGCGGGCGTCCTCGTGGCGTTCATCGCCCTCCCCGCGGTGGGCAGCGCCGGCATCACGGCGCGCGACGCCGCGAACAACTTCGAGGACATGGACGGCCAGCTGGAGACGGACCCGCCGTCCGAGAAGACCGTGGTGTACGACTCGGACGGCAAGCAGATCGCCACGTTCTTCGACAAGTACCGCGAGTCCGTCCGGCTCGACCAGATCGCCCCCATCATGAAGAAGGCGATCATCGCCATCGAGGACTCCCGCTTCTACGAGCACGGCGCCCTCGACCTCAAGGGCACCCTCCGCGCACTGGCCTCCAACGTCGAGTCGGAGACGACGCAGGGCGGCTCCACGCTGACCCAGCAGTACGTCAAGAACCTGCTGGTCGACGCCGCCAGGACGAAGGAGGAGTACCGCGCGGCGACCGCGCCCACCGTCGGCCGCAAGGTCCGCGAACTCCGCTACGCGCTGGACATCGAGAAGCGGATGTCCAAGGACGAGATCCTCGAGGGCTACCTGAACATCGCCTAC
The sequence above is drawn from the Actinomadura hallensis genome and encodes:
- a CDS encoding ArsA family ATPase, whose product is MTTGKTPPELDVDALLDDPRTKIIVCCGSGGVGKTTTAAALGVRAAERGRDVVVLTVDPARRLAQSMGLSELDNNPRKIEIDGDGELHAMMLDMKRTFDEIVEAHADPDRAKQILANPFYQSLSSSLSGTQEYMAMEKLGQLHRSGAWDLIIVDTPPSRNALDFLDAPERMGRFLDGRFMKILASPAKTGGRFGVKVISAGFGMFTGVINKVLGVQLLRDVQTFIAAFDTMFGGFRERAEKTFKLLQTPGTAFLVVAAPEPDALREASYFVERLAEERMPLAGLVINRVHESGDGVLSAARSQAAAETLEERGEHALTAALLRLHTDRMQRAAREERLRDHFASTHPTVPVTAVPAQAEDVHDLDGLRVVGEDLAA
- a CDS encoding RidA family protein codes for the protein MSTPEERMRELGIELPEVVAPVASYVPAVRTGSLVYTAGQIPLVKGELGVTGKVGAEVDPEEATRQARICALNAVAALKAEVGELSRVVRIVKVVGFVASAPDFHGQPAVVNGASDLLVEVFGDAGRHARSAVGVAVLPRDVPVEVELIAEIS
- a CDS encoding SDR family NAD(P)-dependent oxidoreductase gives rise to the protein MIFDSSRWTATLAGRRVLITGGARGIGAALAARLHGRGARVALAGLEPDGLAAVAAECGGAPWWTCDVTDRARVEEVANNAADALGGLDVVVANAGVAAQMPMIGGDPSVMDQSIRVNVLGAYNTLRAAGPHISHERGYALAVASLAAAVHAPLLGAYSASKAAVEAMGNTLRAELRPYGAKAGVAYFGELDTDMTSRGFGTEAASALMKAGVGGGFISRVAPLHLGIDALERGIARRSKRVVAPWWVGGVLPVRMLAQPVVDRVVQRGLAEVLEIARKEQVELTTPQPESHR
- a CDS encoding ArsA-related P-loop ATPase → MSARDTDWDGVRLHVVTGKGGTGKTTVAAALALALASGGRKVLLVEVEGRQGIAQIFDCPPLPYEERRVAVAPDGGDVYALAIDTEEALIEYLEMFYNLKRAGKAMTRLGIVDFVTTIAPGLRDVILTGKTSESVRRKKKDGSFAYDAVVMDAPPTGRITKFLNVNHEVSGLAKVGPIRNHADTVMKVVRSPETAVHFVTLLEEMPVQETMDGIRDLTEVGLPVGGVFVNMEHPPVLSEEDLAAAAAGTLDLDEIVRGVKAAGLEHDSEKIAAVLAAEAADHARRTALQRREKERLESIDRPRYSLPLLPDGMDLAGLYELAAALREQGAA
- a CDS encoding slipin family protein translates to MEGLVIIVLLVVLGVAGLFLMSSIRVVQQFEHGIVFRLGKVQRGGQLRPGAVRGPGLTAIIPILERMQKVSRQTITLDVPAQDGITQDNVSVRVDAVVYFRVIDPVKAIVNVQHYGYAVSQVSQTSLRSVIGQSDMQELLGERAKINAQLREIIDEITEGPWGVLIERVEIKDVSLPEGMKRSMARQAEAERERRARIITADGEFQASKRLAAAAEIMSQDPAALQLRLLQTVVEVSAEKNSTLIMPMPVEILRFFDRAAGSARPADEGEGEKERLALGERLAKAEEELAKAAESTTLAGPEDVPPVIGLDEPKKEEAQSSQEVAGPPEGGPRGIPGGAQPGGAQPGGETPGGAHPGGAQAGGPPQSGPPQSGPPQSGRPQSGAQPGEGWPQGGGQPPRY
- a CDS encoding DUF4177 domain-containing protein, producing MKKWEYATVPLLVHATKQILDNWGQDGWELVTVLPGPNPENLVAYFKREVQS
- a CDS encoding carboxymuconolactone decarboxylase family protein; this translates as MTAPRATPGTLRDVGVVNWAACWIAGRAAGTGPPNLFLTLARRRGLFRGWLWFAGRLMPGGTLPRRETELVILRVAHLRDCRYEFDHHVRLGRRAGVRESDVERVKEGPGADGWSPRERAVLTAVDQLHHDRDIDDEAWTRLRTHLTEAQCVELTMLVGHYEMLATAITALRVEPDRPRR
- a CDS encoding Crp/Fnr family transcriptional regulator, giving the protein MTDRDVDVLSRAPLFEALDEQGSKALRANVTEVRLARGQTLFNEGETGDRLYVVLEGKIKLTRTAPDGRENLLSVLGPSEMFGELSLFDPRPRTASAIAVTEVRLAGLGHNDLRPWLTGHPEVAVQLLRALAQRLRKTNDVMADLVFTDVPGRVAKALLDLAERFGQPSEAGLHVHHDLTQEELAQLVGASRETVNKALADFAQRNWLRIEARAVVILDIERLRKRSK
- a CDS encoding NUDIX hydrolase; amino-acid sequence: MVNGLKLPEEFRERVEDILAGRAEPVPARDAATVVVLRDHDKHGLQAFLLRRVRSMAFAPGAYVFPGGAVDPRDAEAKVAWAGPSPAEWGAELKADETLACELVCAAVRETFEETLVLLAGPTGGSVVDDTRGDDWEADRQALLDRSLSFGEFLERRGLVLRSDLLRPWAHWITPKIEPKRYDTRFFVAGIPEGQRARDVSTEADRVAWVRPAEAAERAMAGEWMMLPPTIATLAELAEYDTVADVLAARREIVVHEPTAEIVDGDAYLVMPESMKRHYAGW
- a CDS encoding TetR/AcrR family transcriptional regulator, whose product is MTQTSPRRLPRGRHALSRREVERLHRDRLCAAMAAAMAENGYVGTSVEDVLKRARVSRQSFYGVFSSKLDCFMAAFDKASALLRHRLEGAAEGGGDPLARFERAFDAYLEALASEPGYARLFLVEVYAAGPEAVRRRSEIQQELAAALVGLMGLRGEKAAFACQMIVSAVGAMVTPAVAAGDMAALRAVGPPVIEHVRLLLESGVLEN
- a CDS encoding MBL fold metallo-hydrolase gives rise to the protein MTEIDGMGTERALCVLAENPSAMTLDGTNTWVIAEPDADEAVIVDPGPKDAKHLKRVLDTVEAQGRRIGLILLTHGHPDHSAGAGKLAGMAGGKVKVRALDPRHRLGDEGLSEGDVVTTGGLELRIMETPGHSHDSLTFWLPADGAVLTGDTVLGYGTTVLEGKLGDYLSSLERLRKFAADTEAATILPGHGPKLDDPIAALDYYLDHRRERLAQVEAAVAAGARTAREVVERVYADVDKSLWPAAEQSVQAQLDYLNGR
- a CDS encoding WhiB family transcriptional regulator, giving the protein MWITDWTARAACRNADPDALFVQGAAQNRAKLICRGCPVRTECLADALDNRIEFGVWGGMTERERRALLRRRPDVRSWRALLETAKEEYERSVDADEGELVAS
- a CDS encoding DUF418 domain-containing protein — encoded protein: MSPTPPASPTVMDARQTESVRRITEIDVLRGFALFGISIANTIDITEMPTGASGVAYWSHETLFDQRFFPIFSFLFGLSFGLFLDAAARRTDDPRTVMAARLGFLVPLGALHRLLQPREILLTYAIIGILVLLPASFLPARWLLGLGAAATAAGLAVDGGVAIIPGLFLLGLAVQRYGVENVLGLPTGRLGIAFTLCVTAAVALNVWQIRAGGSDTWLGALAGLVTAVSYLAALLLLLRTRAGRAVRTLAPVGRMALTCYIGATVLVVVADQFLELGKGPDYVTAFTLGVCVFVVEMVLSALWLRRARYGPLEWVWRSFTWWTFHPSRTTRP